AGCTCTGTTTTTGAATTTATTATATCAATTATAGCCTCTGCCTGCGACAGATCAAGCCTGCCGTTTAAAAACGCCCTTTTTGTAAACTCGCCGGGCATTGCATGGCGTGCCCCATTTCTTATAACCGCTTCTAAAATTCTTCTCAAAACAACCATACCACCGTGAGATTGAATCTCAACAACATCTTCACCTGTGTACGAATGAGGCGCTTTGAATTTTATCAAAATGGCCTGGTCAATAAACTCGTCATTGTCATACACCTCAACCAAAGCTGCATATCTGACAGGTATATCATAAATGCTATTGAATCTTTTACTCTTTATTATTTTGCCTGCAACCTCAATTGAATTCTGCCCAGAGATTCTAATTATCCCAATCCCGCCAGTGCCAATTGGGGTTGAAATTGCTGCAATTGTATCAAATTCCATATTTACAATACCCCTTTTTTGAAAGTTTTTAAGATACAAACAAAGCAGGGTAAAAACTTACCCTGCTTCAAGCACTTTTTTATTTTAAAGTTATAACAACTTTTCTATATGGTTCTTCTCCTTCTGAGTAAGTTGTCACAAACCGGTGGTTTTGCAGTGTTGTGTGTATAATTCTTCTTTCATACGGTGTCATTGGTCTTAGCTTAATACTCTTTTTGCTTCTTGCAACTTTGTCTGCAAGAGAAAGTGCAAGACGTCTGAGTCTTTCTTCTTTTTTCTTTCTGAAGTTCTGACAGTCAAGGATTATTCTCACAGATTCCTCCTCAGGTGCCCCCCTGTTCACAATAATACCCGTCAAAAACTGAAGCGCGTCTAAAACCTCACCGTCTTTGCCAATTAACTGATAGGTATTCTTCCCAAATAGATTTACTTTTATGAACTCCCCATCTTTTAATATGTCCATCCTCTCAATCTTAACATTCA
This Caldicellulosiruptor changbaiensis DNA region includes the following protein-coding sequences:
- the jag gene encoding RNA-binding cell elongation regulator Jag/EloR, with protein sequence MKCVEKIAKTVDEAVELALKELGVSREKVEVQVIDEGSKGLLGIIGARPAKVKVILKQTPEEKIQEFLSEVCSKMNVKIERMDILKDGEFIKVNLFGKNTYQLIGKDGEVLDALQFLTGIIVNRGAPEEESVRIILDCQNFRKKKEERLRRLALSLADKVARSKKSIKLRPMTPYERRIIHTTLQNHRFVTTYSEGEEPYRKVVITLK